Below is a window of Flavobacterium sp. N2820 DNA.
TAATTGTTCGGGTGTAATTTTGAAATCGCTTTCGACAGAAGTAGGAACTTCTACAGGAACTCCGCCAGAAAGTTTGATGATTTCGAAATATGAAACCCAATAAGGAGCAGGAAGAATTACTTCATCACCATCGTTTAGCATTACTTGTGCAATGTTGTATAACGATTGTTTAGCTCCTGTAGAAACAACAATTTGTGAGGGTTTATACTCTAAATTATTATCTCTTTTGAATTTTTTACAAATGGCTTCTTTCAACTCTAAGTACCCTTCAACAGGTGTGTATGTACTGTAGTTTTCATCGATAGCTTTTTTTGCAGCTTCTTTAATGAATTCAGGAGTATTGAAATCCGGTTCTCCTAAACTAAGGCTAATAATGTCTTTTCCTTGTGCTTTTAATTCTCTTGCTAAAGCTGCCATTGCTAAAGTTTGCGAAACAGCTAAATTGTTGATTCTATCCGATAACGGGTTCATTGTGTGTTAGTTATTATAGTTAATACAAAAGACGCGATTCCTCGCGTCTCTCTGTTTATTATGCTAATTGTGGTTTTCTTCCTAATTCTCTCAAATGTTTGAAGTGAGATGCAATTGCCGCTCGAGTAGTTTTAAACTCGTGATATGGTAAATTACATTCAGCTGCAGTTTGTTTTACAATTTCTGCAATTTTGTCATAATGGACATGGCTTATATTTGGGAAAATATGGTGTTCAATTTGGTGATTTAATCCGCCAGTATAATAATTTACAATCCAGTTTTTTGGAGCAAAGTTAGCCGTAGTAAATAATTGATGAATTGCCCAAGTGTTTTCGATTTCTCCGTTTTCATCTGGAATTGGATTTACTGTATCTTCTACAACGTGTGCTAATTGGAATACGACACTTAAAATTAATCCAGCGGTATAATGCATTACGATGAATCCAAGTAAAACTAACCACCAATCAATTCCTAAAACCATTGGTAAAACCAACCAGATTGAGAAGTAAATTACCTTAGTAATCACTAAAGTGGTCCAACGAATAGCTGGTTTTTTAAATTCTCCATACGATAAGTTTCTTTTTAAGTAGCGTTTCATTTGAAGAAAATCGGTAGTGATTGCCCAATTGAAGGTTAATAAACCATATAAGAAAACAGAATAATAATGTTGAAATCTGTGATGGCTGTACCATTTAGCAGTTTTTGAAAAACGTAAAATTCTTCCTGCTTCTAAATCTTCATCATGACCAATAATGTTCGTATATGTATGATGTAAAACATTGTGTTGTACTTGCCAGTTGTATACGTTTCCAGCTAAAATATAAATACTTCCGCCCATTAATTTATTTACCCAAGATTTAGTTGAATATGCGCCGTGATTACCATCGTGCATAACATTCATTCCTACTCCAGCCATGCCAATTCCAATGACTACATTAAGCAATAAATAGGCCCAAAAAGGCATGTCCATAGCTAATAAAAAGAAATAGGGTGTTAGAAAAAGACCAAACATCACGATAGTTTTCAAGTGAAGTTTCCAGTTTCCTGTTTTGTCAATTTTATTTTCTTTGAAATAATCGTTTACTCTTTTATTTAATGTTCTGAAAAACTTCAGATTATCTTCTTTTGAGAAAATAGGCGATGTAGTACTCATAAATTTTGTATTCTAATTTTGCCAAAGATAATTATTATAATTTTTTCATTTGTGATATTCCACATTTTTTATTCACCAAAAAGCGTATTTTTGTGTAAAATTTAACGAATGGAAGAGATTTTAAGACAATTTCCTGATTTAACTGATAATCAAGTGCTTCAGTTTCAAAAATTGCAATCGCTATATGAAGATTGGAATGCAAAAATTAATGTGATTTCAAGAAAAGACATTGATGAGTTATATACTAGACACGTTTTACATTCGTTAGGAATTGCTAAAATTATCGAATTTAGACCAGGTTCAAAAATTATGGATGTGGGAACCGGAGGAGGTTTTCCTGGAATTCCATTAGCGATTTTATTTCCTGAAGTTGATTTTTACTTGATTGACGTGATTGCGAAAAAAATTAAAGTGGTTAATGAAGTTGCTTCAGGGTTAGGTTTAAAAAATGTAAAAGCGGAACAAAAACGTGCCGAATTGGTGAAACAAGAATTTGATTTCATTGTAAGTCGAGCTGTAACCAATATGCCTGATTTTGTGAATTGGGTAGATGATAAAGTTTCCAAAAAGCAAAACCACGAATTGGCAAACGGAATTTTATATTTAAAAGGTGGCGATTTAACCGAAGAATTGGCAGCTTTTCCAAAAGCTACAGAATATAATTTATCAGATTTCTTTTCAGATGAGTTTTTTGAAACCAAGAAGGTGGTGCATTTGCCGTTGAAGTATAAGAAATAAGAATTTCAGAAAATATTTTATGGAACAAGAAAATACATTTAGAACTAAATCAGGTTTTTGTCAAATGTTATCAGATAAAATCATTTTGACGCGAGATGGTGCTGTTGGTAAATTTTCTGAGTTCTTTGTTGGAAATAGTATTTCAAGGATTTTGGTTATTTATTCAGTAATAGTTCTTTTTTTATTCTTTTTTGCTTTTAAAGCTTTTCAAGAGAATAAAATTGCTACGTTTCTATTTAATAGTTTTTTCGCAATTTATTTGTTATTCAAAATCAAGCAAAGTTTAAATTTTTCAGCAACTCCAATTATAGAGAGAAATAAAATTAAAGAAGTAAAATTTTATGATGCTAAGTTTGGAGCGACTCGCTCAAGATTCGAAGTTATTTTTGAAGATGAGAATGGAAATTTGAAAACTAGATTGATTTTATTGCCTGGATCATTAGATAATGGTGAATCTGAAACTAAAAAAGCTTTACAAATTATGAAAGCTGAAAAGTTGTTATAATTTGTAAACAATACAAAATAAAAAACCCGATTTTCAACTGAAAATCGGGTTTTTTATTTGTGCATCGTACTTAACACTTAGTACTTTGAATTATCCTAAAAACGGATATTTATAGTCTTCTGGTGTTACAAATGTTTCTTTAATCGTTCTAACAGATGCCCAACGCAATAAGTTTTGAGATGAACCTGCTTTATCGTTAGTTCCAGAACCTCTTGCACCTCCAAATGGTTGCATTCCTACCACTGCACCTGTTGGTTTGTCGTTGATGTAGAAGTTTCCTGCTGCATTTTGTAACGCAACGGTTGCTTCTTCCACTGCGTAACGACATTGGCTAAATACCGCGCCTGTTAAAGCGTATTCTGAAGTTTCGTCAACTAATTTTAATGTTTCAGACCATTTTGCGTCTTCGTAAATATAAATTGTAACTACTGGTCCGAATAATTCGGTTTCCATAGTGGAGTATTTTGGATTTGTAGTTAAGATAACAGTTGGTTCAATGAAATAACCTTTTGATTTATCATAGTTTCCACCAATGATTACTTCGGCATCACTATCTTTTTTAGCTTGGTCAATGTAACGTGCTAATTTGTCAAATGAAGTTTCTGAAATTACAGCCGTAATAAAATTACTCATATCTTCTGGCGACCCCATTTTCATCGATTTTAAATCGGCTTCTAATTTAGCTTGAATCGCTGGCCACAAACTTTGTGGTACATAAACACGAGAAGCTGCGCTACATTTTTGTCCTTGAAATTCAAAAGCACCTCGCGCAATTCCTACTGCAACTTGTGCTGGATTTGCAGATGGATGTGCGATGATAAAATCTTTTCCACCGGTTTCACCAACGATTCTTGGGTAGGTTTTATAAGTTGAAATATTGTTTCCGATAGTTTTCCAAATGTCATTGAAAACGCCAGTCGAACCTGTAAAGTGAACTCCAGCTAAATGAGGATTTGATAAAATTACATCGGATACCATTCCAGAATCACCCATTACCATGTTGATAACACCATCTGGTAAACCAGCTTCTTTAAAAACTTGCATAATTACATTAGCAGAATATACTTGTGTTGCTGCTGGTTTCCAAACCACAACATTACCCATCAAAGCAGCACTTGAAGGTAAATTTCCTGCAATAGCTGTAAAGTTGAAAGGTGTAATTGCATATACAAATCCTTCTAAAGGTCTGTACTCAACACGGTTCCACATATCTGATGTTGACGCTGGTTGGTCTGCGTATATTTTTGTCATGAATTCTACGTTGTAACGCAAGAAGTCAATCAATTCACAAGCCGAATCAATTTCTGCTTGATGAATCGTTTTTGATTGTGCAATCATTGTTGCTGCGTTAATTTTAGCACGGTATGGACCTGCTAATAATTCAGCTGCTTTTAAGAAAATTCCAGCTCTGTTTTCCCAAGCCATCGTTGCCCATTTTTTACGTGCTTCTAAGGCAGAAGTTATCGATTTTTCAACTAATGCTCGATCTGCTTGGTGATAAATACCTACAATATGTTGGTGATCATGTGGTGCTGACATTTTTTTGGTATCACCCGTTTTAATTTCTTCGCTACCAATATATAAAGGAACTTCTACTTGAGAATTCCACATTTTTGTATAAGTTGCTGCAACAGTTGCTCTTTCTGGAGAACCTGGTGCATACGATTTTACGGGTTCGTTAACCGCTTTTGGAACATTAAAAAAACCTTTTAACATGGTGTTGTATTTTGAAAATTAGACAATTTTGCACTTCAATTTACGAAAAATTTGTAAATGAATACAAAAATACAAAGTATATTTTGAATTATCGATAACAAAAGTTACTTAAGATAAAGATTCTTAATTTGGAATTTAAAATGAATTTACCACTAATTAATAGCAAATGGTGCACTTAATTTAAAAGCTGGAATTTCAACTTTAAAACTTTTTGTAGTTGTAAAGTTTATCATGTTGAAATGTCCTTTCATAGCCCCAATTGGGGAGGAAAGTAAGCAGCCAGATGAATACGTGTAGTTTTCGCCAGGCTTAATAACTGGTTTTTTGCCAATTACTCCTTCGCCATCAACCGTTTCTGTGTTATTCAGTGCGTCATAAATTTCCCAATGACGAGAATTTAGTTGTACAGAATCTTTGCTTTGGTTTTCAATAGAGACATGATAAGTAAAGGCAAAATGAATTTTATAGTTCTTGAAGTAAGTCCCTTCAAAACTAGTTAAAACTGAAATTTTTATGCCTCTTGTAATTTGACTTACCATAAATTAAAATAAAAGTATTCCTAAAAACATCATTACTAAAGCACAAATGCTTAAGAATAAAAAGAATAACGGAATCAAAAGTATGAATTTTAAAGTAGTTTTCCAACGACCTTGTTGATAAAAATTTCTTAAAGATTTGTAAAAATATATTGGAAATAGAAATGCAAATGAAATTCCAACAAAAAAACCGGATACATCTGTACTGATTAAATCAATAAAGTTAAAAAGTATCATGCATAAGAAAATGAACGTAAAAAAAGTGTATGAAAATACTAAATGTTCTGTGTAATTAATTTTATTTGAATAGTATACTATCCAAAACATCAGCGTTAATATAGGTAAACACAGAAAAATAAAGAAAGGAAGTTTTTCATAAAAATAGTCGATAATTTCACTATTTATTTCGTTTGATTTCAATGCTTTTGATTTTTTATATAAAATTCTAAAAGCTAATTTGTTTTCAAAGCCTAATTCTTTTAGTGCTTGTTCCGTGGTTTTTTCGGGATATTTTTTGTGAAAATTTCTAAACGAAGCTAAAGTATATTCATATCCCAATGAAATTGTATTTAATTGTTTTTTAGTATAAATAGAATCTAAACTGTATTTGATTTTATTATTTCTAAGCTTTTTGAAAAGGTTTTTTTTAGTTTCACCGGTTGCTAATTTTTCAATTGCAATGCTGTCTTGTTTTCGTTCTTCTTTAAGTTGTTCTTCAGTTAACTCTTTTTCTGCTTTATCAGTTGCTGCTGTTGGACCTCCTTCCGTCAAATTAAATGTAATAAATAAAATAATAGAAACACTCAAAAACAGACGAAACGGGTTTGCATACGTATGTCTTTTTCCTTCGTTGAATTCGCGAGCCAAAACACCTGGTTTTGTGAAAATGGAAATTATTGAATTTCGTAATCTTGAATCATAGGCATAAAAATTCGCAAAAAACTCTTCAATAAAGTCACTAATCGTAAGTTTTTTTGTTGAGTTTAATTGGCCACAAGCATGACAAAACTTTTCGCTAATATCTAATTTTGTCTCACAATTTAAGCATTGTGTACCTCTGTATTTTTTATCTTTCCTATTCATATTTAATTACGAATAACCTCGCTGTTTGTGTTAGCAATTCCTATAACCCTATCGTATCTGTCGTTGTTTCCTTTGTAATAAACGATTGCAGTATAATTATTCTCGGTTTGAAAATAATTGCCATCAATTGCATTTTTGAAATCAATAGCCCCTTTTTTATCGGTAAGAATGTATTGATAGTTTGTAAAACCTTGTTTTATTAAAAGTGCTTTTTCATATAAACCAGTTTTTTTATTCAATTCCATTTTATAATCATTAGTTAAAGCATAATTGCTAAACATTCCTGAGACATAAATGTTTCCTTCTAAAAATTCTGGTGCATCTAATGTAAAATAAACCCATGAATAATCAGCTTCAATTCCAGAATTTGCACTATTGGCATTTTGTACAAAAAAGTTTCCGTTAATATCTGGAAAATAGGTGTAAGGTTGGTTTTTTCTTGGCGTATTGGTATATAAATAGGTGTTGTAAATGTTGTCGCCAGATGTTACTCTTGCAACAGTGTTGTTAGTTGCTCTGATAATTTTGTTGTCAATTGTGTATCCTTCGTTTCCACCCCAAAATTGTGTTTCTTTATTGTATCTGTAAATTAATTCTGAACCCAACGTATATTGCGGTTTTAAATTAGAAATACTGGTTTTCCAATTTCCATTTTGAAACAAAGTTACTTTGACATTCTGAATCGGATTTTGTAATATTTTGTCTCCATAATTGATAGACATTTCAATATTTTGTTTTTCGTCTAAACCTTCAAAATCTCTTGAACGACGCACTAATAAGCCTACACTAACTTCTTCTTCGTAAATGATTACTTTTCTCGAGAATACAACTTCATTTTCATCATTTAGAACAGTAAATAAGTAATTACCACTTTTAGTGATCTGATTAAATTTATTTGGAAAAACTTGTCTGTAATGCGAATACAACTGCAGTGTGTTGAATGAATTTTCATAGGTAATGATACGTTGATTATCCATTCCGTTTAAATATTCTGCTTTTGATAGATTTGTTGGTGCAGACCAATCATAATTGTATTGGTTGATGGTGTAGTAATAATCGGCTTCATCACTGAATAAATCATCAAATTGCAACTGAAAGGGTTCTCCAAGTTTAAAAAAAGGAATAACATTTGTATTGTTTGTAACAAACGATATTGTTTTGATGTTAAAAGGAGGTTCTTGTTCAATTGCTTCTTGTGAAAAGATGAAATTAAAAAAGAGTAAGGCAAATAAACTAATTATTTTGTTCATGTCGATATATTGAGATGTGTAAAAATAATAAAACTTTAGCTATAAATACAAATTCTTACAGATATCGATAAAACTTAATTTAGAACAGTTATAAATAACAGAATTCACTAGGTTAAATTTTGGTCAGGTTAGTTCTAATTGATTAAATTTGCACGTTTTATAGTAATTTTTTAACAATCATATCTTCAAAAATATGTCAAAAGACATTCGAATTAAAAAAGGTTTAGACCTTAAGCTGAAGGGTGAAGCAGAAAAAAAAGTTTCTGACATCGCTCGCTCGAAAGTCTATGCTGTTAAACCTTCAGACTTCCATGGAGTAACTCCAAAAATGGTTGTAAAAGAAGGCGATAACGTTAAAGCGGGAGAAGTAATTTTCTATTCTAAATTAGATGAGAAAGTTAAATTTGTAGCTCCTGTAAGCGGAAAAATTCAAGAGATTAAACGCGGGGAAAAAAGAGTTATTTTGGAAATTCTTATCGCTGCCGATTCTCAAGATGTTCACGTTGAGCATAGCAAAAAAAATCCTACTGATTTATCAACAGAAGAAGTAAAAGCACATTTGTTAGCTTCAGGTTGTTGGCCATTTATTAATCAACGTCCATATGATGTGATTGCTAATTCAGCTGATACACCTAAAGCTATTTTTATTTCAACTTATGCAACTGCTCCTTTGGCGACAGATGTGGAGTTTGTTTTAGAAAACAAGTTGCAAGCTTTTCAAGCGGGTATTGATGCTTTAGCAAAACTAACCACTGGAAAAGTTCATTTATCTGTAAAAGGAAAAGGGAAATCGATTTTTAGTGATGTAAAAGGAGTTTCTATTCACAATGTTTACGGACCACATCCTGCTGGAAATGTTGGTGTACAAATTGCAAAAATTTCGCCAATCAATGCTGGTGAGAGAGTTTGGACAATAACGCCTCAAGATGTTGCTACTATTGGTGAATTATTTTTAACTGGAAAATTCAATGCAACAAGAACAGTTGCTTTGGCAGGTTCTGAAGTTAAAGATGCTCAATATTATAATGTAATTTCAGGCGCTGCTATCGCTGATTTAGTTGCGGGTAAAATTAAAGGAGATAATGTGAGAATTATTTCTGGAGATGTTTTAACTGGAACTAAAGTTAAAGCGGATGGAAATTTAGGTTTCTATAGCAATACGGTAACTGTAATTCCTGAAGGAAACACATATAGAATGTTTGGTTGGATGCCATTTGCTTCGCCAAGTGTTCACAGTGCTTCAAGAACAGGATTATCATGGTTAATGCCAGGAAAAAAATATGCACCTAACACCAATTTAAACGGTGAAGAAAGAGCTTTAGTTGTAACAGGAGAAATGGAAGCAGTTATGCCTCTTGATATTTTTCCAATGCAATTATTAAAAGCTTGTTTGGCAAGTGATATCGATAAAATGGAAAGCTTAGGAATTTATGAAGTAGCTCCAGAAGATTTTGCTTTAATTGATTATACTAACACATCTAAATTAGAAGCACAACAAATCATTCGTGAAGCTCTTGATTTAATGATTAAAGAAGTAGGATAATAGCTATGAAGTTTTTAAGAGATAAAATAGACCAAATTAAAAAGCCTTTTGAGAAAGGGCAAAAATTTGAAAAATTTGCACCTGCAATTAATGCATTAGATACATTTTTATATGTGCCTAATCATACTACAAAGCATGGTGCTCATATTAGAGATGCTGTAGATTTAAAGAGAACCATGATTACTGTGGTTTTAGCTTTAGTTCCAGCATTATTATTCGGAATTTACAATGCAGGTTACCAACATTTCATTCAATTGAATGATGGTGTTTTACCTTCATTTATGGATATCTTTTTACACGGATTGTGGAAAGTATTGCCAATGATTATTGTATCATATGCAGTAGGATTAGGTATTGAGTTTGCTTTTGCAATTTTTAGAGGTCACGAAGTTAACGAAGGATATTTAGTATCTGGTTTGTTAATTCCAATGGTTATGCCAGTTGATTTACCTTTATGGATGTTGGCTATTTCAGTTGCTTTTGCAGTTGTAATAGGTAAAGAAGCTTTTGGAGGAACGGGAATGAATATTTTCAACCCGGCTTTATTAGCGCGTGCTTTCGCATTCTTTGCTTATCCTACATTCATGTCAGGAGATAAAATTTGGGTTAGTGAGGCAAGTACTACTGATGCAATTTCAGGAGAAACTATCTTGGGTACATTAGCACAAGGAAAAGAAGTAGCTTATTCGACTATGGATATGTTCTTAGGTTTTATTCCAGGTTCAATTGGAGAAACTTCGGTTTTAGCTATCTTAATTGGTGCATTTATTTTGATTGCAACTGGTGTTGGTAGTTGGAAAATTATGGTTTCTGGAGTAATTGGAGCAGCATTAACAGCAATGATGTTCAATGCTGTTGGTTTAACCGCTTTAATGAGTTTTGATTGGACAAATCATTTAGTAGTAGGAGGTTTTGCTTTTGGTATTGTATTCATGGCAACTGATCCAGTTTCTGCGGCTCAAACTGATAAAGGAAAAATCATCTACGGTTTATTAATAGGATTCTTTAGTATTATGATTAGAGTTTTCAATCCAGCATATCCAGAAGGAGTAATGTTGGCTATCCTATTAATGAATACTTTAGCGCCAACAATTGATTATTTCGTAGTTAATGGTAACATTGCTAAGAGAAAGAAAAGATTAGCAAAGTCTAAACAATTAAAATCTGCATAGTCATGAATAGAGAAAGTAACGGATATACATTTTTGTTTGCGACTGTAATGGTGGTGTTGGTAGCTTCTGCATTAGCATTTGCTGCAACTGCACTTAAGCCAAATCAAGAAGCGAACATAAAGAAAGAGAAAATGCAGTACATTCTAAAATCGTTTGGAGTAGCTGTAGATAGAGATGCTTCGGAAGAAGCATACAAAAAACACATCATTAGTGAAGTTGTTTTTGATGAGAATGGAAATGAAATTAGTAAAGATGCTTTTACAGTTGATATCGCTAAAGAAAAAGGAAAATTTCCAATTTTCAATGCTGAAAAAGACGGTAAAAAATTCTATGTTATTCCTGTAAGAGGAATGGGGTTATGGGATGCTATCTGGTGTTATGTTTCTGTTGACGAAAACTTAAAAGTAGACGGTATTGTGTTTGACCATAAAGCAGAAACACCAGGTTTAGGTGGAGAAATAACGCAAGATTATTTCCAAAAAAGTTTTATTGGTGAGAATGTATTTGATGCTAACGGAAACTTACAAGGTTTAAAAGTAGTTAAAGGATATACAGGAAAAGACAACAAAGCTGATGGTGAAGTGGACGCAATTTCTGGAGCAACTTTAACAGGAAATGGTGTAACTGAAATGTTAGTTAGAGGTTTAAAACCATATGAAAAATATTTAAAATCTAATAAAAAATAATCGTCATGGCAGATAACAACAAAGAAGGATTATTTTCAAAAAGTAATATTAAATTAATTACGAATCCATTTAATGACGATAACCCAGTAACGGTTCAGGTATTAGGTATTTGTTCGGCTTTAGCGGTAACAGTTCAAATGAAAAATGCCTTTGTAATGGCACTTTCAGTAACTGCGGTAGTAGCTTTTGGTAACGTAATTGTATCATTATTAAGAAATTTAATTCCAAGTAGAATCCGTATCATTGTTCAGTTGGTTGTAGCAGCAGCTTTAGTAATCTTGGTTGACCAGGTTTTAAAAGCGTATGCTTATGATATCAGTAAACAATTATCAGTATTCGTAGGATTAATTATTACCAACTGTATCTTAATGGGACGTTTTGAAGCATTTGCTTTAGGAAACAAACCATGGCCTTCTTTCTTAGATGGTTTAGGAAACGGTTTAGGATATGGAATCATTTTATTGGTAGTTGCATTTTTTAGAGAATTATTTGGTTCAGGAAAATTATTCGGAATCGAAATTCTTGGAAACTCTGTTGAAAAAACAGGTTTGTATGCTACAGGATATGTTAATAACGGATTCATGTTATTAGCTCCAATGGCCTTAGTTATGGTAGGTATTGTAATTTGGGTACAAAGAGGAATTAACAAGAAATTAATCGAGAAAAAATAATAGCTATGTTTGAATATATCAATATATTTTTAAAATCAGTTTTCATTGATAACATGATTTTTGCATACTTCTTAGGAATGTGTTCATTTTTGGCCGTTTCTAAAAAAGTATCAACAGCTATAGGTCTTGGTATTGCTGTAATATTTGTACAAGTAATTACTGTTCCTTTAAACTATTTAATTTATCACTATGTTTTAGGTGCTGGCGCATTAGCTTGGTTAGATCCATCATTCGCAGAATTAGATTTAAGCTTTTTAACTTTCATTTTATTCATTGCTTCTGTAGCAACAATGGTACAGTTAGTTGAAATGATTGTTGAGAAATTTGCACCTTCATTATACAACTCATTAGGTATCTTTTTACCACTTATTGCAGTAAACTGTGCTATCTTAGGGGGTTCATTATTCATGCAACAAAGAGTTGATGGTGGAACATATTCTTCATTAGGTCATGTAATAACTTTCGGTTTTGCATCGGGTTTTGGTTGGTTAATTGCAATTGTTGCATTAGCAGCTATCCGTGAAAAAATGGAATATTCTAACGTATTAGCACCGCTAAGAGGTTTAGGGATTACTTTTATCTTAACAGGTTTAATGGCTATTGGATTTATGAGTTTTGGTGGAATTGACCTTAACGCATTAAACAAAAAACCAGAAGCAAAAGTAGCAACTCCAGCTCCAGCTGTTGTTGAAACTCCTGTGGTTGATTCAGTTCAAGTAGCTGTAGATTCTGTAAAAGTAGATTCAACTCAAGTAGTTAAATAATAGTATAACATTAAAAATTGAACTCATGTTTAGTATAACAGAATTAATTACATATTCAATTTTAGCTTTCTTAGTGCTTATTTTACTAATGGTGTTTATGCTATTATACGCTAAATCAAAGTTGGTAAACTCAGGTGCAGTAAAGATTAAAATTAACGGTGAAAACGAAATTGAAGTAAGCGGAGGTAGTACACTTCTAACTACTTTAGGAAATAATAAAATCTTTTTACCATCAGCTTGTGGTGGTGGAGGTTCTTGTTTACAATGTAAATGTAAAGTATTAGATGGTGGTGGTGAACCATTGCCAACTGAAATACCTAACTTTTCACGTAAAGAATTAGCAGACGGATGGCGTTTAGGATGTCAAGTTAAAGTAAAACAAGACATGATAATCGAAGTGCCAGAAGAAATTTTTGGTATCAAAAAATTCGAAGCAAAAGTATATTCTAACTACAACGTAGCTTCTTTCATTAAAGAATTTATTGTTGAGTTACCAGATGATATGCACTACGAAGCAGGTGGATATATCCAAAT
It encodes the following:
- the rsmG gene encoding 16S rRNA (guanine(527)-N(7))-methyltransferase RsmG → MEEILRQFPDLTDNQVLQFQKLQSLYEDWNAKINVISRKDIDELYTRHVLHSLGIAKIIEFRPGSKIMDVGTGGGFPGIPLAILFPEVDFYLIDVIAKKIKVVNEVASGLGLKNVKAEQKRAELVKQEFDFIVSRAVTNMPDFVNWVDDKVSKKQNHELANGILYLKGGDLTEELAAFPKATEYNLSDFFSDEFFETKKVVHLPLKYKK
- a CDS encoding phosphoribosylaminoimidazolesuccinocarboxamide synthase codes for the protein MLSDKIILTRDGAVGKFSEFFVGNSISRILVIYSVIVLFLFFFAFKAFQENKIATFLFNSFFAIYLLFKIKQSLNFSATPIIERNKIKEVKFYDAKFGATRSRFEVIFEDENGNLKTRLILLPGSLDNGESETKKALQIMKAEKLL
- a CDS encoding fatty acid desaturase family protein; this encodes MSTTSPIFSKEDNLKFFRTLNKRVNDYFKENKIDKTGNWKLHLKTIVMFGLFLTPYFFLLAMDMPFWAYLLLNVVIGIGMAGVGMNVMHDGNHGAYSTKSWVNKLMGGSIYILAGNVYNWQVQHNVLHHTYTNIIGHDEDLEAGRILRFSKTAKWYSHHRFQHYYSVFLYGLLTFNWAITTDFLQMKRYLKRNLSYGEFKKPAIRWTTLVITKVIYFSIWLVLPMVLGIDWWLVLLGFIVMHYTAGLILSVVFQLAHVVEDTVNPIPDENGEIENTWAIHQLFTTANFAPKNWIVNYYTGGLNHQIEHHIFPNISHVHYDKIAEIVKQTAAECNLPYHEFKTTRAAIASHFKHLRELGRKPQLA
- a CDS encoding DUF5103 domain-containing protein — translated: MNKIISLFALLFFNFIFSQEAIEQEPPFNIKTISFVTNNTNVIPFFKLGEPFQLQFDDLFSDEADYYYTINQYNYDWSAPTNLSKAEYLNGMDNQRIITYENSFNTLQLYSHYRQVFPNKFNQITKSGNYLFTVLNDENEVVFSRKVIIYEEEVSVGLLVRRSRDFEGLDEKQNIEMSINYGDKILQNPIQNVKVTLFQNGNWKTSISNLKPQYTLGSELIYRYNKETQFWGGNEGYTIDNKIIRATNNTVARVTSGDNIYNTYLYTNTPRKNQPYTYFPDINGNFFVQNANSANSGIEADYSWVYFTLDAPEFLEGNIYVSGMFSNYALTNDYKMELNKKTGLYEKALLIKQGFTNYQYILTDKKGAIDFKNAIDGNYFQTENNYTAIVYYKGNNDRYDRVIGIANTNSEVIRN
- the pruA gene encoding L-glutamate gamma-semialdehyde dehydrogenase, whose product is MLKGFFNVPKAVNEPVKSYAPGSPERATVAATYTKMWNSQVEVPLYIGSEEIKTGDTKKMSAPHDHQHIVGIYHQADRALVEKSITSALEARKKWATMAWENRAGIFLKAAELLAGPYRAKINAATMIAQSKTIHQAEIDSACELIDFLRYNVEFMTKIYADQPASTSDMWNRVEYRPLEGFVYAITPFNFTAIAGNLPSSAALMGNVVVWKPAATQVYSANVIMQVFKEAGLPDGVINMVMGDSGMVSDVILSNPHLAGVHFTGSTGVFNDIWKTIGNNISTYKTYPRIVGETGGKDFIIAHPSANPAQVAVGIARGAFEFQGQKCSAASRVYVPQSLWPAIQAKLEADLKSMKMGSPEDMSNFITAVISETSFDKLARYIDQAKKDSDAEVIIGGNYDKSKGYFIEPTVILTTNPKYSTMETELFGPVVTIYIYEDAKWSETLKLVDETSEYALTGAVFSQCRYAVEEATVALQNAAGNFYINDKPTGAVVGMQPFGGARGSGTNDKAGSSQNLLRWASVRTIKETFVTPEDYKYPFLG
- a CDS encoding Na(+)-translocating NADH-quinone reductase subunit A, with amino-acid sequence MSKDIRIKKGLDLKLKGEAEKKVSDIARSKVYAVKPSDFHGVTPKMVVKEGDNVKAGEVIFYSKLDEKVKFVAPVSGKIQEIKRGEKRVILEILIAADSQDVHVEHSKKNPTDLSTEEVKAHLLASGCWPFINQRPYDVIANSADTPKAIFISTYATAPLATDVEFVLENKLQAFQAGIDALAKLTTGKVHLSVKGKGKSIFSDVKGVSIHNVYGPHPAGNVGVQIAKISPINAGERVWTITPQDVATIGELFLTGKFNATRTVALAGSEVKDAQYYNVISGAAIADLVAGKIKGDNVRIISGDVLTGTKVKADGNLGFYSNTVTVIPEGNTYRMFGWMPFASPSVHSASRTGLSWLMPGKKYAPNTNLNGEERALVVTGEMEAVMPLDIFPMQLLKACLASDIDKMESLGIYEVAPEDFALIDYTNTSKLEAQQIIREALDLMIKEVG
- a CDS encoding DUF3667 domain-containing protein, whose translation is MNRKDKKYRGTQCLNCETKLDISEKFCHACGQLNSTKKLTISDFIEEFFANFYAYDSRLRNSIISIFTKPGVLAREFNEGKRHTYANPFRLFLSVSIILFITFNLTEGGPTAATDKAEKELTEEQLKEERKQDSIAIEKLATGETKKNLFKKLRNNKIKYSLDSIYTKKQLNTISLGYEYTLASFRNFHKKYPEKTTEQALKELGFENKLAFRILYKKSKALKSNEINSEIIDYFYEKLPFFIFLCLPILTLMFWIVYYSNKINYTEHLVFSYTFFTFIFLCMILFNFIDLISTDVSGFFVGISFAFLFPIYFYKSLRNFYQQGRWKTTLKFILLIPLFFLFLSICALVMMFLGILLF
- the apaG gene encoding Co2+/Mg2+ efflux protein ApaG, with protein sequence MVSQITRGIKISVLTSFEGTYFKNYKIHFAFTYHVSIENQSKDSVQLNSRHWEIYDALNNTETVDGEGVIGKKPVIKPGENYTYSSGCLLSSPIGAMKGHFNMINFTTTKSFKVEIPAFKLSAPFAIN